A region from the Silene latifolia isolate original U9 population chromosome 7, ASM4854445v1, whole genome shotgun sequence genome encodes:
- the LOC141592608 gene encoding nucleotide-sugar uncharacterized transporter 2-like, producing MLCSRNMFNLLLSKNVRKILKRKDSDAGEKGKALEDIRSSLFNELRSSDGARRHQQRICGPTVALTFNFLVSVSIILMNKLVLGKVGFNYPIFLTFIHYVVSWFFMAVLNALSMLPASPTKASRFSSLFALGVVMSLSTGLANVSLKFNSVGFYQMAKIAVTPSIVVAEFVLLRKMVSFQKVLALTVVSIGVAVATVTDLQFHLFGACIALAWIIPSAVNKIMWSSMQQRDNWTALALMWKTTPITVFFLVAMMPWLDPPGVLSFNWDFMNTSAIFLSAILGFLLQWSGALALGATSAITHVVLGQFKTCVILIGGYVLFGSNPGVTSIFGAITALLGMSIYTYLNMHTSDQHSNKTNSRPSSFSLPKSKLSKENGETHDENDGPESV from the exons ATGCTTTGTAGTAGAAACATGTTTAATTTGCTTCTTAGCAAGAATGTCAGGAAGATTCTCAAGCGTAAAGATAGTGATGCTGGTGAAAAAG GAAAAGCTCTGGAAGATATACGATCTTCACTGTTCAATGAGCTGCGTTCCTCTGATGGTGCCAGACGCCATCAGCAACGTATATGTGGGCCCACAGTGGCACTCACATTTAACTTTTTGGTCTCTGTTAGTATAATCTTGATGAATAAACTG GTTCTTGGGAAGGTTGGATTTAATTATCCCATATTTCTCACATTTATTCACTATGTAGTAAGCTGGTTCTTCATGGCTGTCCTAAATGCTCTATCCATGCTCCCTGCGTCTCCAACAAAAGCATCCCGCTTCTCGTCATTGTTCGCTCTTGGTGTTGTCATGTCCTTATCTACTGGTCTTGCAAATGTCAGTTTGAAGTTTAATAG TGTCGGATTTTACCAGATGGCTAAGATTGCTGTGACCCCGTCAATAGTGGTTGCAGAATTTGTTCTCTTAAGGAAAATGGTGTCTTTTCAGAAG GTACTTGCTCTAACTGTAGTATCCATTGGCGTGGCGGTGGCTACAGTAACAGATCTGCAGTTCCATCTGTTTGGAGCTTGTATAGCTTTAGCTTGGATTATTCCTAGTGCCGTAAATAAGATCATGTGGTCCAGTATGCAGCAGCGCGATAACTGGACAGCCTTGGC GTTAATGTGGAAGACAACGCCGATTACAGTATTCTTTTTGGTGGCAATGATGCCATGGCTTGATCCCCCTGGTGTCCTGTCCTTTAATTGGGATTTCATGAACACGTCTGCAATATTTTTGTCCGCTATTCTTGGCTTCTTGCTTCAGTGGTCGGGTGCATTAGCACTTGG GGCAACGTCTGCAATTACCCACGTCGTTTTAGGCCAGTTCAAAACATGTGTCATTCTTATCGGAGGCTATGTTCTATTTGGCTCAAATCCAGGAGTAACTAGTATCTTTGGAGCGATCACAGCCTTGCTGGGAATGTCTATCTACACTTACCTTAATATGCACACTTCAGATCAGCATTCTAATAAAACAAATTCGAGGCCAAGTTCATTCTCTTTGCCAAAGTCCAAGCTTAGCAAAGAAAATGGTGAAACTCACGATGAAAATGACGGGCCAGAATCTGTATGA
- the LOC141592609 gene encoding small ribosomal subunit protein eS24z, translated as MADKAVTIRTRKFMTNRLLSRKQFVIDVLHPGRANVSKAELKEKLTRMYDVRDPNSIFVFKFRTHFGGGKSTGFGLIYDSVESAKKFEPKYRLVRNGLDTKIEKSRKQLKERKNRAKKIRGVKKIKANEAKKK; from the exons aTGGCGGACAAAGCTGTCACTATCAGAACTCGCAAGTTCATGACTAACCGTCTCCTTTCTCGCAAACAATTT GTGATTGATGTTCTTCATCCTGGACGCGCCAATGTCTCAAAG GCTGAATTGAAGGAAAAACTTACCAGAATGTATGACGTCAGAGATCCAAACTCAATCTTTGTCTTCAAGTTCCGTACTCATTTTGGAGGAGGCAAATCCACTGGATTCGGTTTGATTTACGATTCTGTTGAGAGTGCCAAGAAGTTTGAGCCCAAATACAGACTCGTCAGG AATGGATTGGACACCAAGATCGAGAAGTCAAGGAAACAGCTTAAAGAAAGGAAGAACAGAGCTAAGAAGATCCGTGGTGTTAAAAAG ATCAAGGCGAATGAGGCTAAGAAGAAGTAA